From a region of the Athene noctua chromosome 14, bAthNoc1.hap1.1, whole genome shotgun sequence genome:
- the TSPAN32 gene encoding tetraspanin-32, whose protein sequence is MGPRCGMRTTKCQLMVTSLCVMLLGLSIATLSTVTHYGLHFTLISNVSLESNSYRVIHHAAFYFGICLSMTLILAALLSSTATVRESPCLTAGGFFCFALAFWGLIPAACWRYTHSTEVEDSMMDVYDLVYEEVRRNTSSFRRHELTAIHEAFLCCGKHSPFGDTANIESKTCPPGPARDAGQDCLQEIQDFLKKHMDFVSTILGVTIGFTVYGMILTSFLWFSIHFSNNLDRKGKYILRGR, encoded by the exons ATGGGACCGAGGTGCGGGATGAGGACCACCAAGTGCCAGCTGATGGTGACCAGCCTCTGTGTCATG CTGCTGGGCTTGTCCATTGCCACACTGAGCACAGTCACCCACTACGGGCTCCATTTCACCCTCATCAGCAACGTCTCCCTGGAGAGCAACTCCTACAGGGTCATCCACCACGCAG CTTTCTACTTCGGGATCTGCCTCAGCATGACCCTGATCCTCGCAGCCCTGCTGAGCTCCACCGCCACGGTGCGGGAGTCACCGTGCCTCACCGCCGGG ggatttttctgttttgctctgGCCTTCTGGGGATTgatcccagctgcctgctggAGATACACACACAGCACGGAG GTGGAAGACAGCATGATGGATGTGTATGACCTTGTGTACGAGGAGGTGAGGAGGAACACCTCCAGCTTCAGGAGGCATGAACTGACTGCCATCCACGAAGCA TTCCTGTGCTGTGGGAAGCACTCCCCATTTGGGGACACGGCCAACATTGAGAGCAAGACATGCCCACCTGGCCCAGCACGTGATGCAGGACAG GACTGCCTGCAGGAGATCCAGGACTTCCTGAAGAAGCACATGGACTTCGTCTCCACGATCTTGGGTGTCACCATCGGCTTCACG gTTTATGGGATGATCCTGACTTCATTCCTCTGGTTCTCCATCCACTTCAGCAACAACCTGGACAGGAAAGGCAAATACATCCTACGAGGAAGGTAG